AAGTGGTGAAGCAAACTAGGCAGCATTGATGACCACGGAAATTCAACAAAAACTGCAGTCGCTGAAATCGCAGCTTAACTATCACGGCCACCTTTACTACGTCGAAGACAAACCGGAACTTCCGGATGCGGAATATGACCGCATGATGCAAGAACTGCTGGCGATAGAAGCCGAGTATCCAGAGTTGATGACGGCAGATTCGCCAAGCCAGCGTGTTGGCGGTGCGCCTTTAGGTGCCTTTGAACAGGTGCGTCACGAAATTCCAATGCTGTCTCTCGACAATGCCTTCGGTGGTGAAGAGCTTGAAGCGTTTGAAAAGCGCATGAAGGACAGGCTGAACATCTCAGGTGATTTCATTTTCAGCTGTGAGCCTAAGCTGGATGGTCTGGCAGTGAGCTTGATGTATGAGAATGGTGTTCTGGTACAAGCCGCTACCCGTGGTGATGGTGCGACAGGTGAGAACATCACTCACAATGTCCGTACCATCCGCAATGTTCCCTTGCAGCTTCAAGGGGAAGGCTGGCCTCAGCGTTTGGAAGTGCGTGGCGAAGTCTTCATGCCTAAGGAAGGCTTTGAAAAACTTAACGAAAAAAACATCAAAAAAGGTGAAAAAGCTTTTGCGAACCCGCGCAATGCCGCGGCAGGAAGCCTTCGTCAGCTAGATCCAAAAATTACCGCAACCCGTCCCCTTCGTTTCTATGCCTACTCGGTGGGTGTGATGTCCGAAGCGTTTGGTGATTCCCATATCGGTCGTTTAGAACAACTGAAAACCTGGGGCATTCCACTCAGTCCGGAAGTCAAAAAAGTCGAAGGCATCGAAAACGTCAAAGCCTACTATCAGGATATCGGCGCGCGTCGCAATGACTTGCCGTATGAAATTGATGGTGTGGTGATCAAAGTTGACGCCATTGATACACAAGAGCGTTTAGGTTTCGTCGCCCGAGCGCCGCGCTGGGCTATTGCCTATAAGTTCCCTGCTCAGGAAGAAATAACGGTATTACAAGATGTCGAATTTCAGGTTGGTCGCACCGGTGCTATCACGCCGGTT
The nucleotide sequence above comes from Grimontia kaedaensis. Encoded proteins:
- the ligA gene encoding NAD-dependent DNA ligase LigA, whose translation is MTTEIQQKLQSLKSQLNYHGHLYYVEDKPELPDAEYDRMMQELLAIEAEYPELMTADSPSQRVGGAPLGAFEQVRHEIPMLSLDNAFGGEELEAFEKRMKDRLNISGDFIFSCEPKLDGLAVSLMYENGVLVQAATRGDGATGENITHNVRTIRNVPLQLQGEGWPQRLEVRGEVFMPKEGFEKLNEKNIKKGEKAFANPRNAAAGSLRQLDPKITATRPLRFYAYSVGVMSEAFGDSHIGRLEQLKTWGIPLSPEVKKVEGIENVKAYYQDIGARRNDLPYEIDGVVIKVDAIDTQERLGFVARAPRWAIAYKFPAQEEITVLQDVEFQVGRTGAITPVAKLEPVFVGGVTVSNATLHNADEIARLGVKIGDTVIIRRAGDVIPQIVSVVDSRRPDDAKDVIFPDACPVCQSHVERVEGEAVARCTGGLICRAQRKEAIKHFSSRKALDIDGLGDKIVEQLIEKELITTPADLFKLTAGQVTMLDRMGPKSAQNLVDALAKAKETTLPRFIYSLGIREVGEATAANLANHFSTFDAIRDATEEQLVDVQDVGVIVAKHVVNFFNEEHNKDVIDALLESGITWPAIEHRDENEPQPLAGKIVVLTGTLSQMSRNDAKAALQALGAKVTGSVSAKTDLLIAGEAAGSKLAKAQQLGIEILDEDGMVRLLSR